GCTTCCTGGTGTATCTGGAACCACAGCTGCAACCCTTAAGCAACACTCTCCGGGTGTTGAAGTAATACAGAAAaaagtccactagggggcgctcgtgtgttccattcaatgcaaaataaaacaaagagaaaatatatatagtgtaggagtAAAACAGTATGTTTTGCCCTGCGTGTCGCAGATTCCTCACTCACAGTGTATTGATGGAGTTCAGTGCGTCATAGAAAGGGCCTTGAGGTCCATATGCCAGGATATAAACCGAGAAGACAAACCAGAAAAGGATCCAATAGTGTGTTATGTATATGGCACTAGATACGCAACAAGTGGAAATATACTTACACTTAAATAAGTGTCAAGATGCTCGTAATTTCTGGTGATAATCTGGTCGCGTCTGTATATCCTTCTGCTTTGAAGAGTCCAATGATGAGATaccaatgtgtgtgtggtgtctAAAAACCAACCACTATTCACATATAAggtatattaaaagaaatatttattctaaattAGCAGCCAGCTGGATCCATATCAACTGCagctttaaaaagtatttaaaataacataaaaagtgataatacaaataaaagtactgataaaataaaattatatcataAAAAGTCCTTGAAAAGtcactcaacgcgtttcgccgtgtaaggcttcatcaggagtagtATTTTCTCAGAAGTGAAggtccttttaaatgtttgtttggcGCCATCTAATTGTCTTCCGTGTTGTAGCGTCTGACGTCAGCTGGACAATTACTTCCGGATTCAGTTCATTCATTGACATGCCGGGGTCGCTGCCTTCAGTGAAGCTTTGGATCCCGATCGGAGGATTCGTTGAACCGTAGGATTAGAGGTAAGTGTAAAAGCAATGTCATCGTATTGTTTGTCTTTTATGTTGCAGGCTACCCTCCCGCAGAGGGAACATCTTAATCGGTATTAATACCGATGTATACGGCAGTTACGGGGATCAAAGAGTGAAAGTATCGGGGCAGTGAAGCGGTGATGTTTGCCGAAAACGAGCAGTGAAACGGGGATAcaaagagatatatataaaaacaaaaaaacggagATCTGTAGGAAACATACAAAACGGAAGATGAAGCATGGCCTGATGATGGGAGATGCCTGATGTATATGAAATGTGTTATGCTGGTATATATACCAATacataaatgaatgaattaaaatggatatatataaatgagcATCATgtaattatatgtgtgtattgaaTTAAATAAACTGAATCCATGAAGGGAAAAAAGACTTTGAGGCTGGttattgtatataaattattgtatatataaaataaaaaaataatataataataaaaaaaaaaaaaaaaattattatatatgagcTAAGATGTCAAGCTCCATATTTAATCCCCCGCttttaaaggtttttaatttaaatatccatTCTGTCTCCTTTTTAATGAGGTTCTCCGTTGTGTTGCCTCCCCTCCAATGTTTGGGCACCCAGTCTATGCCTATGATTTTAAATGTGTCCTGTGAAAAGAGAGGGCAAGCATTACAGTGTCTTGGGACACTGTGTTTGAGATTTTTATTTCTGATGTTGCCCAGATGTTCTAAGGCTCTCTCCTTTAGGGGTCTGGTTGTCattcccacatactgcaggccACAGCCGCACTGGAGCaagtatataacatttttggtgGAACAATTGATAAAATGTTTGATAGTGTATGTTAAACCAGTTATGTGTCCTGTAAAGTGTTCAGTCTTTCTGGGTAATGTACCACACATTTTACAGTGGCCGCATTTGTGGAAGCCATTAGGTTTGGCCCCTAAAAACGTACATGAAGATATATTTGGCTTTGGTTTAGAGAGTACACTGGGGGCAAGCATGCTTTTTAGGGAGCCTGTTTTTCTAAAGATGATTTGTGGCTTGTCAGGTAGGACTGTCCCCAAAATTTcgtcattttttaatacatgccaATGTTTATTGAATATTCTTTTTATCTGGTTGGCATGGGTATTATATTTCGTGAAGAAGGAAAAGCTATAATCTCTTTTCAGatctgttttcttatttttggggtcaagaaggtgTTCTCTATTTAGTCCCTGGACTTGTGATAGGCTGCTCTTTAAGGTTTCTATGGGATACTTTTTatcaattaatttttttgttatttcatctgctgaatttattttaattcattcatttatgtATTGGTATATATACCAGCATAACACATTTCATATACATCAGGCATCTCCCATCATCAGGCCATGCTTCATCTTCCGTTTTGTATGTTTCCTACAGATctccgtttttttgtttttatatatatctctttgTATCCCCGTTTCACTGCTCGTTTTCGGCAAACATCACCGCTTCACTGCCCCGATACTTTCACTCTTTGATCCCCGTAACTGCCGTATACATCGGTATTAATACCGATTAAGATGTTCCCTCTGCGGGAGGGTAGCCTGCAACATAAAAGACAAACAATACGATGACATTGCTTTTACACTTACCTCTAATCCTACGGTTCAACGAATCCTCCGATCGGGATCCAAAGCTTCACTGAAGGCAGCGACCCCGGCATGTCAATGAATGAACTGAATCCGGAAGTAATTGTCCAGCTGACGTCAGACGCTACAACACGGAAGACAATTAGATGGCgccaaacaaacatttaaaaggaccTTCACTTCTGAGAAAATactactcctgatgaagccttacacggcgaaacgcgttgagtgaCTTTTCAAGGACTTTTtatgatataattttattttatcagtacttttatttgtattatcactttttatgttattttaaatactttttaaagctGCAGTTGATATGGATCCAGCTGGCTGCTaatttagaataaatatttcttttaatataccTTATATGTGAATAGTGGTTGGTTTTTagacaccacacacacattggtATTTCATCATTGGACTCTTCAAAGCAGAAGGATATACAGACGCGACCAGATTATCACCAGAAATTACGAGCATCTTGACACTTATTTAAGTGTAAGTATATTTCCACTTGTTGCGTATCTAGTGCCATATACATAACACACTATTGGATCCTTTTCTGGTTTGTCTTCTCGGTTTATATCCTGGCATATGGACCTCAAGGCCCTTTCTATGACGCACTGAACTCCATCAATACACTGTGAGTGAGGAATCTGCGACACGCAGGGCAAAACATACTGTTTTactcctacactatatatattttctctttgttttattttgcattgaatggaacacacgagcgccccctagtggactttTTTCTATATTTGCAGGTTGGTCACCTTTATGAGTGGCCTCCAGATGTATATGTAGACAACAAGTTCCATGTGTTGTAGACTTTAATTGGCCAGATTCTCAGACTActcagaatttttgtttgcAGAAGGCAAAGAGCAGAGGAAGACTAACAAGAGGACAGGGGAGCAATTCCCCCTGGACTGTTCTGACTTAAAGATTTTGGGTCACTGCCAGAATCTTTACCTGTCTGTTTTATTTGCAGTTTCACATATAACCCCCAAGATGTCTAGAGCAGCAAGGGCTTTAGCATTTATAACTGGAGTTCCTTCTGTACTTTTGGTTCATTTTGGCACATATACATTGGACAGAACTTTATTGTATGCACTGAACGGCATTGCCCTTTTCCATTATAAGCCAAATGTTTTTGAGCACTACATCATTGGGTCTCTAGCTTTGGCTTGGTCCCTCAGCTGAAAGTTGAGAACCACATTAACTATTGATTACATATTAAAACTACTTCCAACACAGTTACATACCTTTCTTAGGTTCAGCTCTATCTCACGATTCTCAGCAATGGTGGCACTAAGCTGTGATCTTAAATGCTGAAGGTCCTGTTGGAGTTTGGCGCACTTTCCTTCAGAGGCTCGACGGTCAGATTTCTGCTGCTTCTCAGCCTCCTGCATTATACGTCTCACCTGGCTCTCGGAAACCTTCTCCAGCTGATGCAGACTGATCTTCAGCTGCCTGATAACCTCATTCTTCTTGGAAATCTGTAGAGCAAGTACAACAACTTATTGCTCGTCTTTTGTAGCGTTGCATGGTTAGTATTTAGTTTAGCGGGATCACACAACTTAAAGTATAGGTTCTCTGTCTGCCCTATATGGTTGTACAGATAATGCACTCTCGGCAACAAATACAGTGGGTCTTAAGAAATTTCATTGCGTACCCTCGTTTTAAAGTAAAAAGCCACAACAGCAGATACTTTTTAGGCACTGATTATATCGTACAGTCCATTGTTAGGTTATGTACTATATGTGCATAGGATGGAATGAGGTGGGCAAAGACCACGTGTATAGTTCTGCACTATAACTACAGATCTGCTGTTCCTAACTTACCTCTGTATCCCGATCAAGAATGGCTTTATTAAGTTCCTCTTCCAAAGTTGCCAGAGCATCCCTATTTTTCAGGTCACGCTGCATAGTTTTCTGGAGGTAGCACATTCTTTGATTCAGCTCTAAAGGGCTGGTCAGAAGCATTTCAAACAGAAAATCTCTTAGCTCTGACAATATCTGGATGAGTTGCTGGGAGGCCAGATCCCGCACATGAGCTTCGGATTGCAAAGCTTTGCTCGCGATTGGATTGGCAAGAAAGAGCCTCAGAGTGTTCCTTACTGAACTCTGGATGGCTTCACGTACTGTTGAAAGATTACGCTCATCCAATTCAGGACTCTTCCGGTCCGCTGCATTTTCTCTGTTTATTCGATTGAGTTGCTGTTGCATATTATTCTGAAGTCTTTGATGCTCTCGGATAGCCCCTGTCAGCTCTGATCCAAAAACCACACTAAATCTATCCAGGTTATTTGCTGCATGTTGGAATAGGGTGACCAGCTCCAGCTTTTTAATTGTCTCATCAAGCACTGCAATAATTCTTTGCGTCTCTATCGAAGTTAGTTTTTTGCGGCCTGGCTCCAGCACCTTCATACTGTCAATTTTAACAAGAGCCTTGTTTGGACCTTTTTTCAAAGGACTGCTCTCATTATTTAATGGGGATTCCAGGGGCTGAGGTGAGGAACTCATCAAGGCTTGGAAAGGAGAAATAACTTCTGTAGTCATTTCTGCTACctaggagaaaaataaatgattgaatAACTATCAGTTAAATGTTCACATAGTAAGTTATAGTATATACGTCATCATAAATCAGTAACACATGCCCAAAACAAGTGGTAAGTGTTAACTCATTTACTTTTACTTCACCTTTACGGGACCCTTTGATGTCAGCTCTTGCCCCTTCTATGTCAGACATGCACCTAAAGGAGCATCTTCCGTATACATACTGTTGCTAAGGTGACGGAATACGTAACGGAGGGAGGTAGTGTCTCGCAGCCATCCAATCGAAACATCTCGGCTTTCGCATATGCGCAGGTCCACGTCCTTAATTTCAGAGTTCTATACACAAAAGAAGTTTCAAAAATCCCCTATCGCAATCTTCATTACGGGAGTCTATCTCCTGCCCTTTACCATGAGCAGGTATCCAAGCAGATTGACATCTAAGTATCGTTTGTGTGATCCGTACTGATGACATTTTCGATAGCATGACGTCTGCCGTCTTTAGTGTGTAGAATCGCATGTTTTTTGGTTGGCTGATCTGTGAAGGAATGTTGCGCATGTGTAAACCAGAGCTCAGCTCCGTCTACTGCGCATGTGCGGGAAGCCCGGAGGGTTTCTGGTGCAGTAAATAGGGAGCTGCTCTTGTTTTTTGGCTTGCAGTCCTGGAACAGAGAAACTTATCTTTTGAAGTCCCGCGCAACAAGGTACCAAGGTAAATATTGCGTCATACGGAGCGGGTTTTCACAAGACAAGCTAGAACAGGCTTTGGTGTAAGATATTACAGATGTGTCTATTCGGGCCATTTACTAGCTGGGCTGTGGGAATTTCATGTGGGTATTTATCCTCAGGGAATATGATTATGGGGAACAGTTATGGCGGTTCTGGGTTGTTATAGTAACTCATTTAGACTCCATGGGAATATACCTTATTGCAGGTGGACAGCGAGCGAATGAGCATTTCCTTTGGGTTGCAAGGGAAAAAATGTgcagtattattaaatataagttCTTTTTGTGAGAATTGGTTGTATTTATAGGCTTACTTTGTTGGCCTAGCAACATAATTCAGGCCAGCGTACGATACCTGGACTTCGTGTCTGTGAGGGGACGGTCCATCTGGCCGCCCTCACAAAATGAATGAGGCGGGAAAATCACCCGTTTGTGTGATTATGAAAGCATGCTGACACTAACTAAACGATTATCTTTTTTACTAAAAGATTTAATGTTGCAATTCACTTAGTTCTGTATTTTGTATCGGATGTTTTGCATGCGTTTCCCGTTTTACTGCATACCTAAGCCAGCGAGCTAGCCGTTTAGCGTGATTTACTTGCCAATTTTattttcgtgtttttttttttcccccattttgttCTTTGGATTCAGACACCCCGTCTTCCTCTGCTCTGTTTGAATGCTCAATGGAGAGATGATACTGCTATCAAGAACTTTGCCGTTTTGATGTGTGATCGGTCTACAGATAAAATCTGCCACTGTATGCCACCAACATGGTGTTTCCCTATAGGTAAAAGTCACACTCGGAGTTAGGTTGCTGGAGCCTTGTCGGAAGTGGCTTGAAGATCTTTAGAATGGCAGGGAGGCCAGAAGATGACGAGCCTCTTATTCTTACCCTTGAAGAAAATGGAAGTTGTGCTGATTTCTCTAGAGAGGGCGCCAACAGGGACCTGACCTCAGGTAAGACATTTTTATTCACAGAGAAACCGGTGTTTAACTTTCAAGCTTTCTAAGGACAAGAAACCAACCTTTTTccaaagattttattttctgtatggaAATAAACATTATTCTTATGTATCTGCTGACCTTTGGCATCTTGGATACCTAGGTATTAAATGACtgaattgttatttattaattttatggtTCAACTTTTTTGTTACTTGCAGCCAGAGAAGAGTATGATCTTTTGACCGATCTCTCGGAGCAAGGTCGGGTGTCGGGGGATTCAGCCCAGAGCTGGGGAACCCGATATCAGGAAGCTGCCATCTACCTCCAGGTGAGAACAAGGCTGGCAACCAAAGTAACACAAAGCCCTATGTTCTTATTTGTGTTCAGGAACAGGTGTAAACATTATATGTTTCAGTGGCTGATTAAAGTATACAATGTTCTGCAGACTTTGAAAATCATATATTAACTCAAGAAAGGGAAAGAAGCTAATGTTTAACATCTCGTATAAGCACCAATATTCTTCTCGTTGTGAGGCAGGAGTAATGCCTATAATGCACAAGGGTACTTACATCACTGGCATTTAATTGACGATACTGGCAGAAATGGGTTTCTggaaacaaatgtataataagTGATTATTATACATTTCCCGACCACTATTTTCTATAGCAGAGgtaccagggccggccgaagacttaacgccgcctggggcgaagtttaaaacgccgcccccccccccccgccgacgccgggggggggggcattttaaacttcgccgacgccataatctacgatccccctgtacttacctttaaacagtcctgcggcgagtctccctgctctgccacggtgccggcttgtaatgctgagcgccggaaattgacgtcacttccggcgctctgcattacaagccggcaccgggaccgaacagggagactcgccgcagaggagagagagagaggggcgccgagccggtaagcgaaaaccactcggtgcccctctctctctctcctccgcttcaaaaaacaaaaaaaaagcgcttggggcggcaaagtgccgccccttctaaagtgccgcctggggcaattgccccagtctgccccattatagggccggccctgagagGTACAGGGATACATCCTTGTTAACAAAAATCAGACGGCTGGTCACAAAAAGTACACTGGGACTGATTTCTAAGGATATTGTAAGCACATAAGATAAACAGAAAATTAGCACCCGCACAATGCCAATATGTATTGCAGAATTAACCTTTTTTACATTACACGCCGATTTTTGTGTTCACCCatatttctcctctttctcagttaacgtacccacacaaatttatttttttagcacacgtagggctttcttttggaaccatattcataaatgtgagatattttatatgaataaaatcCTTAAAAATAATGGTACACAGCTAGAGCCAATgggaaaaatacaatatattattttgcctTGATTTTGAAATCACCCTATATGAGTGGGATTTTTATCTACTTTGACCCTTATAGGGCAAATACCGGTATTGGAAGTTAGGCACAActttttccaaacaatttagCATGGTGGACTATAGGAGTACTCACAGATATCAAACCGTCACTGAAGATAAGACACCCAAGAGTATGTTACTAGGTccgttttgacacttttcaggcAGCCGTTTTATCTCCAGTCTCTTCCTGTCACGGGAATGGGAGCTTCCTTTTAGCAGGAGTGGAACCCAGTGGCAGAGaaccagataaaaaaaatacaatagtcCGGAACGTGGTAATAGATGAGGATCTAAGAGACATTGTGCTCAGTCCAATCTGTGGTCAAGGCAGAGACAGCAGAGATGGAGGGTCAAAACAggaagccaagggtcaaaagcCAGGGAAACCGATGATATGGGGAAGGTAACAAGAGCTGGCAATGAAGATTATAGAGCTTCGTCTCCATGTACAAAGCAGCAGAATAACTCGGCTTAAAGGCAACAAACTTTAAAGCCCACAGGAGCAAGGAACACTACGTTTCCAAGCTTTGTGATTTACTACTGTGTTTGTTGTGTTTGTCACATGAACATAGCATATTGCTTTTTCTCCCTTGCTCAGAAAATAAGCGACTGCAGAAAACTCCTCcgttatttttgtattaagcAGTAAGTTAGTTTAGCTCCCCCACAATTCAAATTGTCGCATGTTTTTCTTCCCTTAAAACTAGTCAACCAATCGTATTCTTTTGTATAtttctctatatattttttaaggtaaCTGGGGAGTGTTGTAGGAGGGtgcaaattagattttttactATTTCTTATATAGATGGatacgattttttttttctctactccTCTGCCCCAACTGTCACAGGGCAAATCATGCCTTTGTTTCACAGCCTGATTTCCCTCTCAGTTCCGAAAACCCCACGACATACGGGAAACGTCCTTGGTCCTCTAGGACCAGTTTTTTGTGATGTATCCTCTATGCTGCTGGTTATTAAGGGGTTGTAGATGTCTTTCACACATGCAATTTCACGGCAGGTAACAATGAGTtgccccatctggtctgcccgtttttcctgaaaTGAAGACTCAGACCTTTAATCTGTTCTcagtctcatcttagattcgaGGTGGtaatatgcctgtcccatgcgtgtttaaattctcctcctcgtcttctgctgggaggctattatACCTCATTGAGTAGGTAATAAACTCCAGTCTCGTGTGCACTGCTTGTCATGATCGGATATAAAATGCACATGGGGCACGGGCAGGTCACTGCAGAGCTCGGTCGGCTGCCGCCACTTGGAAAGTAAATGctgctgggtttgtgtatatcaTTACAACATTTCCTATATTTCCCAATAGCATCCTGAGTCTctccatttgtgtgtgtgtgtgtgtgtgtgtgtgtgtgtgtgtgtgtgtgtgtgtgtgtgtgtgtgtgtgtgtgtgtgtgtgtgtgtgtgtgcaaaagGACCAGAATAATTGTCATGGGTTTATGTGAAGTACACCCTTAAATACTCCCAAATTCTTAGGGGACAATATTCACTTTTTACACCAACCCTCAACGATCAACAGATGCTCACCATTATGTTTTTTAGACTGCCGGGATGCTAATAtattcctgattttttttcttttccaggagGGGAAAAACAATGACAAGTTTTACACTCATCCTCGTGATGCCAAAGCTCTATCTGCTTATCTGTTTGCACACAACCACTTGTTCTATTTATTGGAACTCGGCACAGGTCTTATGCTGCTACTACTGTCACTATGTGAGGCTCCTGCAGTCCCATTTCTGCGCCTGGACATTTAcgtatgtatttattgtttcacaATGATGTACTGCAAATCGGTAATCAACTGTAGCcagcaatattatatattaataagtgATTAAGGTGTAATGTTTGAAAAGTGCTCTAACAACCAATTAACTGACCCAAAAGACTATTTTGCTTGCTGTGATCTTATCATCGCGGTACATGTGAATCAGACTTCATCTCTTGTAAAAAGAACAAAGCTTGGTGGCacgtaagaaccattcggcccacctACTTTTCCTGTCTTTGgtccttggccttgtcttaAGCCTATCTCACACATGTTTAAATCCAATTactttattaacctctaccactgttggaggctgttccacttatctaccatccttgCTCCTTTGGGAGGTCATGATGACCTAGAATGTAGTGTCTCCAAGTAAGAATATCAATTAAATACTACATTAAAAATTCTCTAAATCCTTATAATAGTTTTATCATATTTTCTGTGTTTATGAATGCttgatatttatctttttttctagtGCAATTAACAAGGCACTGATCCACATTGTATGAAATCCTAATAAAACAATGTCTTCTGTCCCTTTCCAATCTGACATTGTATTTGCAGGTCCATGCTACACTGGAGCTGCTAGCACTGGCACTGGTGGCGTTTGAGCTGAGCATGAAAATGAGATGGCTGGGCTGTCGGACTTTTCTGAAGCATCGAAGAACAGTGCTAAAGGTCAGGCCTTGTTTGGTACAAGACTGGAGCAGATGGTTTGATGATAATGATAGAAAGATTCAATCTGTATATGTTTGCAGGAGTATATACCACTATGCGTGAATCTGCATTTACACTTTACtttgttactttaaaaaaaacacacaggaaATCGATGCATATGTTTTTGTGTCATACATCTATAcacatgcatttatttatacatcaggAGCTATGATTGTATTGTGAAGTCTGCCTAATGTGTGATAAGCAACATTTATAACTGTGATCCCGCAGAGCTGTGTGCTACTGGTGCAGTTTATAGAAGCCATCGTGGTGCTCGTGAGACAGACTTCTCATATGCGTGTGACACGAGCCCTGCGTCCCATTTTCCTGGTGGACTGCAGATACTGTGGAGCTGTCCGGAGGTAAGGATATTACTGACCTGTAATCTGATTTATTGGTGCGCAGTAGTTATACCATATCTCTATATTGTGAACGTTTAATTTAcattgaaaatacatttatgatcTGCAAGGTTACATCCCACGTCGTCTGCTCTTTCTGAAAGACTCAGAGGGTACCTCAGTAATTGCCTTAAGCGACCTTTTCGCCTAAAAAATACTTGACGTTAACCAAAAACAGAATTGGTTATATATTTAGACAGGGATAACACCTAAATCAACTGCCTTTCTCAGCACATATGTCCATCTTCTGCTTGTGGTAAGAGTATTCTAAATGACTCTAAATGTTTTACCCCCAGGAATCTACGTCAGATCTTTCAGTCTCTTCCGCCTTTCATAGAcattcttcttctcctcctgtTCTTTATGGTCATATTTGCCATATTGGGTAAGTACTGGAGAAGAGCGGAGCGTTGGTACACCAGTTTGGGttataaactgtttttttggttttttttgtggagACTGTTTTTGCAGTGGCAGTAAATAACTTAATTTTCCCTAGTTGCTAGTAAAATATAGACTGAAGGTGCTTTCCGTTTTGTTGCTTTTAGTCTAGTTAGTTGACAAATATCGTGCTATGTCCCATTCTGGACTGAGCAgttataaacaaatacaaaaactaTTCATGTCTCGAAGTACATAGTGTATGACGAGTAGAAGCTAACATAGTGTATGACGAGTAGAAACTAACAGATGTGTTCCTGTTTTGTatcttaattacatttttaggaaGGCATTGTTAGTATCTTCTGCTACATAATATTggaatgttatataaaaaaaaaaaaaaagtgggggcACATGATAATTATACACTTGGCATAAGCACTTATGGCTATATTATGTCATTTATTTGTTGCTTATTGTTCCGCTTTGTGATCTTTTCTAGGTTTCTACTTATTTTCTCCTAATGTTTCTGATCCGGTAGGTTTGCaagtctttttattattttttcttcttcttcatcacgGTGCTCACACTGTTTTTTATACTACAATAAGCTGCATGAAGGGTTTATTATTTGGATGGTTAAATGCCTGCTGTGTGCACCTACACGTAGCATATGATCCATCTCTGTATGGGTGCCCCAGCTTTTTATTTGTGGTGTTTGTGCATGTCTGACCTACACTATTTCACGTTTCAGTATTTTAGCACTCTGGAGAATAGCCTTGTCAACCTGTTTGTGCTTCTAACAACTGCAAAGTAAGTGGCACCCCTTGCTACTGTCAATTGCCTATAAACACTGGTAATCCCTCAACGTAACACAACACCTTTTTGTATTGCAGTTTTCCAGATGTCATGATGCCAGCAT
The DNA window shown above is from Spea bombifrons isolate aSpeBom1 chromosome 1, aSpeBom1.2.pri, whole genome shotgun sequence and carries:
- the IQCD gene encoding dynein regulatory complex protein 10 isoform X2; its protein translation is MTTEVISPFQALMSSSPQPLESPLNNESSPLKKGPNKALVKIDSMKVLEPGRKKLTSIETQRIIAVLDETIKKLELVTLFQHAANNLDRFSVVFGSELTGAIREHQRLQNNMQQQLNRINRENAADRKSPELDERNLSTVREAIQSSVRNTLRLFLANPIASKALQSEAHVRDLASQQLIQILSELRDFLFEMLLTSPLELNQRMCYLQKTMQRDLKNRDALATLEEELNKAILDRDTEISKKNEVIRQLKISLHQLEKVSESQVRRIMQEAEKQQKSDRRASEGKCAKLQQDLQHLRSQLSATIAENREIELNLRKKKYKVETEIENWIQKYDADMGEKQAELEELEALYAEEKAHLEELRDKLAVLEVEYVQIVEERRLAQLKKEAAEKELANMTRAATVIQAFWKGYQVRKTMRSKKKKKKKGKGTGKKGKGKKGKK
- the IQCD gene encoding dynein regulatory complex protein 10 isoform X1 codes for the protein MSDIEGARADIKGSRKGEVKVAEMTTEVISPFQALMSSSPQPLESPLNNESSPLKKGPNKALVKIDSMKVLEPGRKKLTSIETQRIIAVLDETIKKLELVTLFQHAANNLDRFSVVFGSELTGAIREHQRLQNNMQQQLNRINRENAADRKSPELDERNLSTVREAIQSSVRNTLRLFLANPIASKALQSEAHVRDLASQQLIQILSELRDFLFEMLLTSPLELNQRMCYLQKTMQRDLKNRDALATLEEELNKAILDRDTEISKKNEVIRQLKISLHQLEKVSESQVRRIMQEAEKQQKSDRRASEGKCAKLQQDLQHLRSQLSATIAENREIELNLRKKKYKVETEIENWIQKYDADMGEKQAELEELEALYAEEKAHLEELRDKLAVLEVEYVQIVEERRLAQLKKEAAEKELANMTRAATVIQAFWKGYQVRKTMRSKKKKKKKGKGTGKKGKGKKGKK